The Culex pipiens pallens isolate TS chromosome 2, TS_CPP_V2, whole genome shotgun sequence DNA window GCGCAAAAGCGCGACTATATAAAGCGATCACATTTTGCAATAAAGTTATCAGTTACTTGTTGCACTCTGCACTGCATAGTTCCttaagttatttatttatttatcaaacaaaaacacCGCTCAAAATGTTCAAAGTGAGTTGAGTGAGAATTTTGGGCAACTGATTTGGAGTTCTAAACGGTGATCTCGCTTTCTTTCCACAGTTCGTCGTCTTCGCCGCCGCCGTTGCCGTGTGCCAGGCCGCTTACTCGCTGAACCCAGCTGGTCCGACCTACGCCGGAATCCACACCCCGGCCATCACCAGCCAGCAGTCCAACATCCTGCGCACCTACGGTAACTTGGGACAGATCTCGACCCATTCCAAGACCATCGACACCCCGTACTCGTCGGTGAGCAAGTCCGATGTGCGCATCAGCAACCCCGGACTGGCCGTCGGACACGTGGCCGCTGCCTACCCGGCTGCCTACGCCCATGCCCCAGCCTACCACGCCCCCGCTTATGCTGCCCCGGCCTATGCCGCCCCAGCTTACGCTCACCCAGCCGTGTACGGAGGAGTCAAGGCCGTCGCCGCTGCCCCAGCTCTGCTCGGAGTTGCCTACTCGGCTGCCCCGACCGTCGCCCACATGACCTACAGCAACGGACTCGGAATCAACTACGCCTGGTAAGAAGTGTCTTCGAGAACCTCGGATCACCGGAACCGGAACCAACACAACAACCACAGCAACAACTCTAAGTCAACACAGTCAACGAACAAAGTCCGCTGGGTGGGTCGGAACAACATCTCCCACGACGACCCGCAGCGGTGATCAACTAGAAccaacacccacacacacacacgcaataCCATACGAAGAACCGTTCTTTGCACCTCTCAACATCAGGGtaataaaatgaacaaaatatgAGCCAAAAATCTGTTTGCTTTATTTGCTTTATTGAAGATATGAGAACGATAAGAACAAATGAACAGAAAATTTCTagagtcctataaacatatgaaatacAACAGCTTAagaccttaaaaaaatctctagatttTTTCTAcatgattcaaaataaaaaaaaatggtttcaacacttgaattaaaaaagtgttttaaaatgctttatacagCTGTCCAGTTGTtctacaatcattagttttctaaACATCTCAGTATTGGCGGCTTTGTTttcctttacaaaaaaataacttttcacggtactgtacattgaaatttcacatcAATTCAATAAACGAGCTCAAAAATCGCTATAAACACTGTCTTACAaccatgtcatttttttttaataggtagcttaacaacttttcctaagacttttttctaaatttcctaaagTGACTTCCTTGGCCTGAAAAACATTGTAAACTAACAAGTTGTCGTATCGAATAaaccaacaaattacaaattaagaCACCAACGTCAtaaaaggtcaccagtagaagttagggtttggttgacaccctgtaggtgggtcaccctgcatgtcaataattttatataaaagccacatttatataaaacaactttttctaaCATACCAATTTGCGAGGTTGCTTCCTTATtacgttaaccctctacaaaaCAAACTCAACTCTAGGCGAgcttcgatctgaaaattcgccaaaaaaaaattcaaccaatTATTGAtgttaaaaaacattgaaaagaagatttctcaaaatttatgaaattgtaAGGTTAGAaaagtgacttgttttatgtgacttcgccaatatttcaaaaaatgtcattttttctagGGTCAACTTTGACTGTGTTTCTTACTAACATTTACTTTATATTATatgaaaataagtatgcagtattttttgtagtgtaccaaactatgcctctaagattttttttttgcaatttaaatgataatggtatcgtTCTTTAgtagaaaatgttaaaaacaagcaaacaaccaaaaaattcaaaagtaactgagtaattctctacgaaatcgatctttttttaattttgtttaattttgtccGGCTAAactattttggtgccttcggtatgcccaaaaaagccattttgcatcattagtttgtccatataattttccatacaaatttggcagctgtccatacaaaaatgatatatgaaaattcatttttttatcttttgaaggatttggtcgattttttgatcgatttggtgtcttcggcaaattgtaaggactacactgaaaaaaatgatacatggta harbors:
- the LOC120421477 gene encoding cuticle protein 76-like, with the protein product MFKFVVFAAAVAVCQAAYSLNPAGPTYAGIHTPAITSQQSNILRTYGNLGQISTHSKTIDTPYSSVSKSDVRISNPGLAVGHVAAAYPAAYAHAPAYHAPAYAAPAYAAPAYAHPAVYGGVKAVAAAPALLGVAYSAAPTVAHMTYSNGLGINYAW